In Colwellia sp. M166, a genomic segment contains:
- a CDS encoding chemotaxis protein CheX, producing the protein MNVEFINPFLSSMLNVMSTMAQMELTPEKPRLKKNEIAQGDVSGLIGMVSEQTKGSLSITFEGELALATMKNMVGEGPDEVNEEITDLVGEITNMVTGGAKRMLSEKGIEFDMATPMVVSGKNHTITHKADGPIVIIPLSSKHGRAFIEFSFDK; encoded by the coding sequence ATGAATGTAGAGTTTATAAATCCGTTTTTGTCCTCAATGCTTAATGTTATGTCAACCATGGCCCAAATGGAGCTAACACCTGAAAAACCTCGTTTGAAAAAAAATGAAATTGCTCAAGGTGACGTTTCGGGCTTAATTGGTATGGTAAGTGAGCAAACTAAAGGTTCATTATCTATTACTTTTGAAGGTGAACTTGCCTTAGCGACAATGAAAAATATGGTCGGCGAAGGTCCTGATGAAGTCAACGAAGAGATCACCGATTTAGTTGGTGAAATTACCAATATGGTAACCGGCGGCGCAAAACGTATGTTGAGTGAAAAAGGGATTGAATTTGATATGGCTACTCCTATGGTTGTTTCAGGTAAAAATCATACCATTACCCATAAAGCCGATGGACCTATTGTCATTATTCCGCTTTCTTCTAAGCACGGCAGAGCATTTATTGAATTTAGTTTTGATAAATAA
- a CDS encoding alpha-hydroxy acid oxidase: MPKFAFDYLEGGCMEEIGVQRNRADIEAVQLRSELLKPFSGSDLSVELFGHKYSAPFGIAPVGLQGLMWPKSPEILAKAAAEKNIPYVLSTVSSSSLERISEVSEGNAWFQLYNPTDDVIRTDLMRRITAAQYKVLVVTVDVPTFGFRPRDIRNGLAMPPKMTISNILQMLSCPQWLLATALAGKPEMETLKPYMPKGMPTDQLAAFMNKTVMGRVDIEGLKPIRELWKGPLVIKGLINEVDVEAAISLGADAVVISNHGARQLDAGESPVEPLQRIAKKHGDKIKIFMDSGLRSGTNIAGALASGADFTFLGRPFVYGVGALGDKGGIHTINSLTLQLTQIMNQLGCKSVADLPRHLVS; encoded by the coding sequence ATTCCTAAATTTGCTTTTGATTATCTAGAAGGCGGCTGTATGGAAGAAATTGGTGTGCAACGAAATCGCGCTGATATTGAAGCCGTCCAGTTGCGCAGCGAGCTATTAAAACCCTTTAGTGGTAGTGATTTAAGTGTTGAGCTATTTGGCCATAAATATTCAGCTCCTTTTGGTATCGCCCCGGTAGGATTACAAGGTTTAATGTGGCCTAAATCACCTGAAATCCTAGCTAAAGCTGCAGCAGAAAAAAATATCCCTTACGTATTGAGTACTGTTTCTTCTAGTAGCTTAGAGCGTATAAGCGAAGTTTCAGAAGGCAATGCTTGGTTTCAGCTATATAACCCCACTGATGATGTCATTCGCACAGACTTAATGCGTCGCATCACCGCGGCACAATATAAAGTGTTAGTGGTGACAGTTGATGTACCAACGTTTGGTTTTAGACCAAGAGACATCCGCAATGGCTTAGCCATGCCGCCAAAAATGACCATCAGCAATATATTACAAATGTTGTCATGCCCTCAGTGGTTATTAGCAACCGCTTTGGCAGGTAAACCTGAAATGGAAACATTAAAGCCTTACATGCCAAAGGGTATGCCAACAGATCAATTAGCTGCTTTCATGAATAAAACCGTTATGGGCCGTGTAGATATTGAAGGATTAAAACCCATAAGAGAACTTTGGAAAGGGCCATTAGTCATTAAAGGCTTAATTAATGAAGTCGATGTTGAAGCAGCAATTTCTTTAGGCGCAGACGCAGTTGTTATTTCCAACCATGGTGCCCGCCAACTTGATGCCGGTGAATCACCCGTTGAGCCCTTGCAACGTATAGCTAAAAAACACGGTGATAAAATTAAAATATTTATGGACAGTGGCTTACGCAGCGGAACTAACATTGCGGGGGCATTAGCCTCTGGTGCAGATTTTACCTTTTTAGGGCGTCCTTTTGTTTATGGTGTTGGTGCCTTGGGCGATAAAGGAGGCATTCATACCATTAATTCACTGACCTTGCAGTTAACCCAAATAATGAATCAGCTAGGATGTAAAAGCGTTGCAGATTTGCCTCGTCATTTAGTTAGTTAA
- a CDS encoding DUF6702 family protein, with amino-acid sequence MLLSIAKRIFVLLLCGLTADAVAHRYFFSITDLALNENTQAIEVIHQITAHDIENVIAETKNIHFSVAHPDYENTIRQYIEDNFQLQYQGKAVPLNWVGLEINRGNIFIYQEAEFKHSLVGLKITNRLLIEHYEKQINTVNFYDNTIKGSLTFKRSVTINDIEINN; translated from the coding sequence ATGTTGTTAAGCATAGCTAAACGCATTTTTGTTTTGCTATTGTGTGGGCTTACCGCTGATGCGGTTGCCCACCGCTACTTTTTTAGCATTACTGATCTAGCGTTAAATGAGAACACCCAGGCAATAGAAGTTATTCATCAGATAACTGCACACGATATTGAGAATGTAATTGCTGAAACGAAAAACATTCATTTTTCGGTGGCTCACCCTGATTACGAAAATACTATTCGTCAGTATATTGAAGATAATTTTCAGCTACAATATCAAGGTAAAGCAGTGCCATTAAACTGGGTAGGGCTTGAAATAAACCGCGGTAATATCTTTATTTACCAAGAAGCTGAGTTTAAACATTCATTAGTTGGACTAAAAATAACTAACCGTTTGTTAATAGAACATTACGAAAAACAAATAAATACAGTTAATTTTTACGATAATACGATAAAAGGTAGCCTTACTTTCAAAAGATCAGTTACTATTAATGATATTGAAATTAACAATTAA
- a CDS encoding aldo/keto reductase, with product MNNICDRRQLGQTALEVSTLGFGAASMGNLYQAVSNTEAQATLDKAIDLGMTLFDTSPRYGAGLSERRIGDALRPLSKEQYVLSTKVGRLLKPDATADIKQLRHGFLSPMPFDAHYDYSYSGIMRSFEDSQQRLGLAEIDILLLHDLGAYTHGDNDKHYFKQFETSGYKALDELRKHGDIKAVGLGVNEVEICERAMNIGQFDCFLLAGRYSLLEQTPLQQFLPTCEAHGASIILGGPYNSGILATGVKGNNIPYYDYEPAPQHIIDKVAKIEAVCSQYKVTLAAAALQFPLGHSAVASVIPGLGSAKRVEQTIALFNEVIPAEFWQTLKDKNLLDKDAPLPCSAKSI from the coding sequence ATGAATAATATTTGCGATAGACGACAACTTGGTCAAACTGCACTTGAAGTATCAACACTAGGCTTTGGTGCAGCTTCCATGGGCAATCTATATCAAGCAGTATCAAATACAGAAGCACAAGCGACATTAGATAAAGCAATTGACTTGGGGATGACTTTATTTGATACATCGCCTCGTTATGGTGCCGGTCTAAGTGAACGGAGAATAGGTGATGCGTTAAGGCCTTTGAGCAAAGAGCAGTATGTTTTATCGACCAAAGTTGGCCGACTGCTTAAACCCGATGCAACAGCAGATATCAAGCAATTACGCCATGGTTTTCTTAGTCCTATGCCCTTTGATGCTCATTATGATTACTCTTATAGTGGCATCATGCGTTCATTTGAAGACAGTCAGCAACGCTTAGGTTTAGCGGAAATAGATATTTTATTGCTTCATGATCTGGGCGCTTATACCCATGGCGATAATGATAAACACTACTTTAAGCAATTTGAGACCAGCGGTTATAAAGCCTTAGATGAATTAAGAAAACATGGCGACATAAAAGCCGTGGGTTTGGGCGTGAATGAAGTTGAAATTTGCGAGCGAGCAATGAATATCGGTCAGTTTGACTGCTTTCTCTTAGCCGGAAGGTATTCATTATTAGAACAAACGCCGCTTCAGCAATTCTTACCTACATGTGAAGCCCATGGTGCATCAATTATTTTAGGTGGCCCCTACAATTCAGGCATTTTAGCTACCGGTGTAAAGGGTAACAACATCCCTTATTATGATTATGAACCAGCACCACAGCATATTATTGATAAAGTCGCAAAAATTGAAGCCGTTTGTAGTCAATATAAAGTCACGTTAGCCGCAGCCGCTTTACAATTTCCATTAGGGCATTCAGCAGTCGCGTCGGTAATTCCAGGCCTAGGTAGTGCTAAACGTGTAGAACAAACTATCGCATTATTTAATGAGGTTATTCCTGCTGAGTTTTGGCAAACATTAAAAGATAAAAACTTGTTAGATAAAGACGCACCTTTACCCTGCTCAGCGAAAAGTATCTGA
- a CDS encoding amidohydrolase codes for MSNTKFEIKPNIERVDSHQHFWQLSRDDYHWLTPELALLYKDFLPQHLAPTLEHQGISQTILVQAAATEEETHFLLEIAERTNFVAGVVGWIDMEDAKAITTLARLAHNPYFKGIRPMLQDIDDVNWILKDKFNPIFEFMAKKHLTFDALVNDVHLSNIKSIADRHPTLKIVIDHCAKPNLAMPPSRFWQRRITSIASCKNVYIKMSGLLTEAPQGQVDASIIQPYVDHISQEFGPNRIMWGSDWPVIKLNGDYDTWVELTQVLLNNYQDEEKRKIWADNARTFYQLPSY; via the coding sequence ATGAGTAACACTAAATTTGAAATCAAACCGAATATAGAACGAGTTGATAGTCATCAACATTTTTGGCAATTATCACGCGATGACTATCACTGGCTAACACCTGAGCTAGCGCTACTGTATAAAGATTTTCTACCACAGCACTTAGCCCCTACGCTTGAGCACCAAGGTATTAGTCAAACCATATTAGTGCAAGCCGCGGCTACTGAGGAGGAAACTCATTTCTTACTTGAAATTGCTGAGCGTACCAACTTTGTCGCAGGCGTGGTCGGTTGGATTGATATGGAAGATGCCAAAGCAATAACGACCTTAGCGCGCTTGGCTCACAATCCATATTTCAAAGGCATTCGACCAATGCTACAAGATATTGACGATGTGAATTGGATCTTAAAAGATAAATTCAATCCTATTTTTGAATTTATGGCAAAAAAACACTTAACTTTTGATGCCTTAGTTAATGATGTTCATTTATCGAATATCAAGAGCATTGCCGATAGACATCCAACTTTAAAAATTGTGATAGATCATTGCGCCAAACCAAATTTAGCTATGCCACCATCTCGCTTTTGGCAAAGGCGTATAACAAGCATTGCTAGCTGTAAAAATGTCTACATTAAAATGTCGGGCTTATTAACAGAAGCGCCACAAGGGCAAGTTGATGCCAGTATTATTCAACCCTATGTTGACCACATTAGCCAAGAGTTTGGCCCAAATAGAATCATGTGGGGAAGTGATTGGCCCGTAATCAAACTTAATGGCGACTATGACACTTGGGTAGAATTAACCCAAGTATTACTCAACAATTATCAAGATGAAGAAAAACGTAAAATTTGGGCAGACAATGCTCGTACGTTTTATCAGTTACCTTCTTATTAG
- a CDS encoding transposase: protein MDDPEATQWAQLVFGQANLDDPRRTKRLVQLTSDMAENASSSILKACGTSGKIEGAYRFIRHEKISPDEIANAGFIPNGLI from the coding sequence ATGGATGATCCTGAAGCAACACAATGGGCCCAATTGGTTTTTGGCCAAGCGAATTTAGACGATCCTCGACGCACAAAACGATTAGTCCAACTGACAAGTGATATGGCCGAAAATGCTTCAAGTTCAATTTTAAAAGCATGTGGCACATCAGGTAAAATAGAAGGTGCTTATCGTTTTATTCGTCATGAAAAAATTTCTCCTGATGAAATTGCAAACGCAGGTTTTATACCAAACGGATTAATTTGA
- a CDS encoding SDR family NAD(P)-dependent oxidoreductase: MTVENKIKVALVTGGASGIGKSICLRLAQKNIKVLVVDLNLEAAQATVEEIINAGGIAQAYALDVSNNKDVLALFKNINNEHTIDILVNNAGIAHIGNIEQTSEADLDRLYNINVKGVYNCIYGAIEAMKAQKSGVIINMASVASSVGIADRFAYSMTKGAVLTMTYSVAKDYLADGIRCNCISPGRVHTPFVDNFLEKNYADNKAEMFEKLSKSQPIGRMGTPDEIAGLVDYLCSDDAAFITGSNFPIDGGFVTLNN; the protein is encoded by the coding sequence ATGACTGTAGAAAATAAAATAAAAGTCGCTTTAGTCACCGGTGGTGCAAGCGGCATAGGCAAAAGTATTTGTTTGCGACTTGCTCAGAAAAATATAAAAGTATTAGTTGTCGACCTAAACCTTGAAGCCGCACAAGCAACTGTTGAAGAAATTATCAATGCAGGCGGCATTGCTCAAGCCTATGCCCTTGATGTATCGAACAATAAAGACGTTTTAGCCTTATTTAAAAATATTAATAACGAACATACCATCGATATACTAGTTAATAATGCTGGCATAGCACATATCGGTAATATCGAACAAACCAGCGAAGCAGATTTAGATAGGCTCTATAACATCAATGTTAAAGGCGTTTACAACTGTATTTATGGCGCTATTGAAGCAATGAAAGCTCAAAAAAGTGGCGTTATTATCAACATGGCGTCAGTCGCCTCTTCCGTGGGCATTGCTGATAGGTTTGCCTATTCAATGACCAAAGGTGCGGTATTAACCATGACTTACTCTGTTGCTAAAGATTACTTAGCTGATGGTATTCGTTGTAATTGTATATCTCCCGGTCGCGTCCATACCCCTTTTGTTGATAACTTTTTAGAAAAAAATTATGCCGATAATAAAGCAGAAATGTTTGAAAAGTTATCCAAAAGTCAACCTATTGGCCGAATGGGAACACCGGATGAAATTGCCGGCTTAGTCGATTACCTTTGCTCTGATGATGCGGCATTTATTACAGGAAGTAATTTCCCAATAGACGGCGGCTTTGTCACCTTAAACAATTAA
- a CDS encoding IclR family transcriptional regulator, which translates to MTEKKTTKETGSRKKHYSAPALEKGLDLLELLSYEVDGLNIAEITRRLDKSVGELFRMLAVLEQRGFIEMPMGSDKYRLTLKMFSLSNRFPPIKRLTSLANPLMQSLSYTIEQSCHLVIYYEGKGHVVVQQDSPSTRIFSVRLGAEAPLMNTCSGHLLLAYSSPEKRELMLNRIPKNHPKPNQIAFKSILEKVEKQGFENIISAQTQGVEDIGYPIFDDTGQIAAALVVPFIGFLDGSHSVDGNLAHEKIKATAEEMSRLLGYEA; encoded by the coding sequence ATGACTGAAAAAAAAACCACGAAAGAAACTGGCTCACGCAAGAAACATTATTCAGCTCCTGCACTTGAAAAAGGCCTAGATCTATTAGAGTTACTTTCTTATGAAGTTGATGGTTTAAACATTGCTGAAATTACTCGGAGACTAGATAAATCAGTTGGCGAGTTATTTAGAATGTTAGCGGTATTAGAGCAACGTGGTTTTATTGAAATGCCAATGGGGAGCGACAAATATCGATTAACATTAAAAATGTTTAGCTTATCTAACCGCTTTCCTCCGATAAAAAGATTAACCTCTTTAGCTAATCCCTTAATGCAAAGTCTTTCATACACTATTGAACAGTCTTGCCATTTAGTTATTTATTATGAAGGTAAAGGTCATGTTGTAGTTCAACAAGACTCCCCATCTACCCGTATTTTTAGTGTCAGGCTAGGGGCTGAAGCGCCATTAATGAATACTTGCTCAGGCCATTTGTTACTTGCATATTCTAGTCCTGAAAAAAGAGAGCTTATGCTAAATAGGATACCTAAAAATCATCCTAAGCCAAATCAAATAGCATTCAAAAGTATACTCGAAAAAGTAGAGAAGCAGGGCTTTGAAAATATTATTAGTGCACAGACACAAGGTGTTGAAGATATAGGTTACCCAATTTTTGATGATACAGGGCAAATAGCAGCAGCATTAGTCGTGCCTTTTATTGGCTTTCTTGATGGTTCCCATTCAGTAGATGGAAATTTAGCTCATGAAAAAATTAAAGCGACTGCTGAAGAGATGTCACGTTTGTTAGGGTATGAAGCTTAA
- a CDS encoding UxaA family hydrolase: MAVAKFVLFNNVRFPNISDNAEIVEMIAFAALLVLFTTDRGSVVGSAISSVIKISVNPERYYNLSEDIDLNTGLIIEGKATVVEVEQTIFEQMINVISGNMGKSE; the protein is encoded by the coding sequence ATGGCCGTAGCAAAATTTGTTTTATTTAATAATGTTCGGTTTCCAAACATATCAGATAATGCAGAAATTGTTGAAATGATCGCCTTTGCTGCTTTATTAGTTTTATTTACTACCGATAGAGGCTCTGTAGTTGGCTCGGCAATATCTTCGGTAATAAAAATATCAGTAAACCCTGAAAGGTATTATAACTTAAGTGAAGATATAGACCTTAACACCGGATTAATAATTGAAGGTAAAGCTACCGTTGTTGAGGTAGAGCAAACTATTTTCGAGCAAATGATTAATGTCATTAGCGGTAATATGGGTAAGTCAGAATAA